A region of Vanessa cardui chromosome 1, ilVanCard2.1, whole genome shotgun sequence DNA encodes the following proteins:
- the LOC124533211 gene encoding uncharacterized protein LOC124533211, whose translation MVIKYEIEDDSSHVTADVIILGCSLPGIVTAHKLKKKFGNTMDIVVLDLAGEKPGGSKCNVAFQGEDDEDNKEIYDEGTAKEVIDNVARHYLNMLAKDFNIPLPDAIIAPEKVRTPLNKLFEYKNGMTTACLRDFHDFDYLNVLEKFELNQYQTLLDENMKGLFQAKKFDDASERHRLLYYDQTTMEKHICGALLFPNSRDIMRTTVRLVCGASAKTVSVLFYLHQCYRSSSSRNHLDGNNTKFREKLLGYCRKRLSNKLQKSIANITHSAKTIKKISSYADEQVILKTIKGDTKYVCSLLAMALKPDELRHFEFEAQLLTDREIAIIKSMIKGKTRKFLVQYEEHFWRREGYSGDILSIKGPIIWATERPIISSTGSMERYAALIGYLRVKDDDDNLRDGVLSQLVSLFGEEAADPISYKESDISDIYVPCCGDFITLRRLTLRTVPKYLEWGALDIFADGDVASALEAGHVAYLHLMSYLRPQAQTYEDVSTAEWPTIINDNPFQEWLAQLTLTTGVRLMVYTAITYIGIRLVQSYTRK comes from the coding sequence atggtcATCAAGTATGAAATAGAAGACGATTCCAGCCATGTTACAGCCGACGTAATTATATTAGGATGTAGTCTCCCAGGTATAGTGACAGCTCATAAGCTCAAGAAAAAATTTGGCAATACAATGGACATCGTGGTTCTCGATTTAGCCGGGGAAAAGCCAGGAGGTTCGAAATGTAATGTAGCCTTTCAGGGCGAGGACGATGAAGACAACAAAGAAATATATGACGAAGGCACTGCGAAAGAGGTAATCGATAATGTAGCGAGGCACTATCTCAATATGCTGGCAAAAGACTTTAATATACCCCTACCAGATGCTATCATAGCACCAGAAAAAGTTAGAAcacctttaaataaattattcgaatATAAAAACGGAATGACAACGGCATGTTTGCGAGACTTTCATGATTTCGATTACCTTAACGTTTtggaaaaatttgaattaaatcaatACCAAACGCTACTCGATGAAAATATGAAAGGATTATTTCAAGCCAAGAAATTTGATGATGCATCTGAGAGACACCGACTATTGTATTACGATCAGACAACAATGGAGAAACATATTTGTGGAGCGTTGCTCTTTCCTAATTCAAGAGATATCATGAGGACCACGGTGAGACTTGTTTGTGGTGCATCTGCGAAAACTGTATCCGTACTATTTTACTTGCATCAGTGTTACAGAAGCAGCAGTTCAAGAAATCATTTGGATGGGAACAACACCAAGTTTCGAGAAAAACTTCTCGGTTATTGCAGAAAACGCTTATCGAACAAGTTGCAGAAAAGCATCGCAAATATCACTCACTCAGCGAAGACGATAAAAAAGATAAGTTCGTATGCAGATGaacaagttattttaaaaactataaaaggGGATACCAAGTACGTATGCAGCTTGCTCGCCATGGCGTTAAAGCCCGATGAGCTTAGACACTTTGAATTTGAAGCGCAGCTACTTACGGATAGAGAAATTGCTATCATTAAATCTATGATTAAGGGGAAAACGAGGAAATTCCTAGTGCAATATGAAGAACATTTTTGGAGACGAGAAGGTTATAGTGGTGATATATTGAGTATAAAAGGTCCAATAATTTGGGCCACTGAACGTCCGATAATATCATCAACGGGTAGTATGGAGCGATATGCAGCATTGATAGGATATTTAAGAGTTAAAGACGATGATGACAACCTCCGGGATGGAGTTTTGAGTCAACTTGTAAGTCTCTTTGGAGAAGAAGCTGCGGACCCGATAAGTTACAAAGAATCAGATATTTCTGACATTTATGTGCCATGTTGTGGAGATTTCATCACTTTACGACGGCTAACTTTAAGAACTGTGCCTAAATATCTTGAATGGGGTGCTCTCGATATATTTGCTGATGGGGACGTTGCATCCGCTTTAGAAGCAGGTCATGTTGCATATCTTCATTTGATGAGTTACCTTCGTCCTCAAGCTCAAACATACGAAGATGTTAGCACAGCTGAATGGCCGACGATTATTAACGACAATCCATTTCAAGAGTGGCTTGCTCAATTAACACTCACGACAGGTGTACGTCTTATGGTATACACAGCGATCACTTATATAGGCATACGACTAGTCCAGTCCTATACGCGGAAGTAA